From a single Entelurus aequoreus isolate RoL-2023_Sb linkage group LG12, RoL_Eaeq_v1.1, whole genome shotgun sequence genomic region:
- the LOC133662338 gene encoding uncharacterized protein LOC133662338, translated as MFARLVEQRWAVCAVLSDRTFTKLSDARTLEIRDDHWKIMEEMGPVLVALKTATTVMSTETEVSISNTYPISFGLIDVHLKKRVEGDSGKVAEFKSKVAASLSRRMKIASDDFLTSTPMIATMVDPRHKHLSFLSPARRISANAKLLELAQAEDVSSTSTTADGASSASASTTGEEEEGAQPDVPVQEAAPQRHTSAMVQLLGAYYTNQIGGEKMKQGIRGWQKWQNDTCVSLLHQCLLNACSQHVALL; from the exons ATGTTTGCGAGACTGGTGGAGCAGCGGTGGGCGGTGTGCGCCGTACTATCAGACCGCACGTTCACCAAGCTGTCTGATGCTCGGACACTTGAGATCAGAGACGACCACTGGAAAATCATGGAGGAAATGGGCCCTGTTCTAGTCGCTCTGAAGACAGCAACTACCGTGATGTCTACAGAGACTGAG gtGTCCATATCCAACACGTATCCCATCAGCTTCGGTTTAATCGACGTGCACCTCAAGAAGAGAGTCGAGGGAGACTCAGGCAAAGTGGCAGAATTCAAATCTAAAGTGGCTGCTTCACTGAGCAGACGGATGAAG attGCATCTGATGACTTCCTAACATCAACCCCAATGATAGCAACGATGGTGGACCCTCGGCACAAGCACCTGTCATTTCTCAGCCCAGCCAGGAGGATTTCAGCAAATGCCAAACTGCTTGAACTGGCTCAAGCAGAAGATGTGAGCTCCACATCCACAACAGCAGATGGAGCAAGCTCTGCCTCTGCCAGTACCactggagaggaggaggagggggctcAGCCAGACGTGCCTGTCCAGGAAGCTGCACCACAGAGACACACATCTGCTATGGTTCAACTCCTGGGTGCCTACTACACCAACCAG ATTGGTGGGGAAAAAATGAAGCAAGGTATCCGAGgttggcaaaagtggcaaaacgATACATGTGTATCCCTGCTACATCAGTGCCTTCTGAACGCGTGTTCTCAGCATGTGGCCTTACTGTAA